The window CTGGAGGGTCGAGCGGAGTTACGGTTGGCTGCATTGGTGTCGTCGTTTAAATGTTGATTACCAGCGCTGACTTGCCTCCGCCGCAGCCTTCATTGATATTGCTATGATTCACTTGATGTTTCGCAGACTCCCACTAGAATTACGATACTTCTCTCCGTATTTCCCAACATCCTCTAAGAACTAACTGGAGAATGGCGCGGTGCATCTTTTGCAATTCAGTACCTCTCACTACTGCCGTAAAGCCCGGCTAGCCCTTGGCTACAAACAGCTGACCTACACGGTAGAGAATTTAACGCCGGGTTTGCATATCCTCAAGCTCAAACCCCTGACGGGGTTAAGCACGGTTCCGGTGTTGTTACCGCAGCAACCTGGGACAATCCTCGGAGATCAATCTGTCTCCGGAGGCGCAGCGATGCCCCAGGCGATCGCGGACTCAACCCGGATTCTGCATTTTCTAGAAACCCATTACCCTCAACCCTCCTTATTGCCGATTTCCCCGGAGCAGCAGGCAGAGGCATGGCTCTTGGAGGATTGGCTGGATGAAAGCATTGGAACAGCGACCCGCTTTGTCTACTACGATTTTCGAGCCGGAGCAGGAAAGCAGCTTGATTCTTCCCTCACCAGTCAACTATTGATTCAGCTCATCCTCAAGCAGTATGGCATTAATGCTGCAACAGTTGTTCTGGCAGCGGAGCGCCTGCAACTAGCCCTTGTCGAGTTGGGGCATCGCTGGCAATCAGGCCCCTACCTGGTGGGAGATCAGCTCAGTGTTGCCGATGTAGCCGCCGCTGCCCTCCTGAGTCCACTGGTGAGAGTGCCATTGTACCGAGACACCTTCCCTCAGATCTTTGAGCGGATTGCGGAGATTCATCACCAATGTCAGGAGCCACTACCTCCCGGTCTATGATGAGAAAGAGCGATCGCGCGTTGCTGTGTGAGGTGTATCGTCAGTGAACTATCTTTAGGACGACAGATGTGGCAGTCGTCCTGTGTAAGTCCTGCCTGTTCCAGTAGGAAACAATTGAGACTTGCGCCCTAATTTGCTACGGTTTACTACAGTTCATTAACCTTTCTTTTACATCCTCATACTTTCCATGACCCTCACCCCCGATCAAGTTGCCCGGATTATTGGGAACCAGCATCACGATCCCTTTGAAATTCTCGGTTCCCACCCCCTTGAGCAAAACGGTAAAACGATTTGGGTGGTGCGTTCCTATCTACCAAATGCAGATGCTGCCTGGGTGGTTTGCCCTGAGGCGCGCCAAGAATACCCCATGCAGCCCGTCCATCATCCCCATTTCTTTGAATGTACCGTTGACTTACCGGAATTAGCCAACTATCAAATTCGAGTCCGGGAAGGGGATCATGAACGCGTGATCTATGATCCCTACGCCTTCCAGTCCGCTCGGCTCACCGAGTTTGACCTGCATTTATTTGCCGAGGGAAATCACCACCGCATCTATGAAAAGCTGGGGGCCCACCTCATTGAAGTGGATGGAATC of the Neosynechococcus sphagnicola sy1 genome contains:
- a CDS encoding glutathione S-transferase family protein: MHLLQFSTSHYCRKARLALGYKQLTYTVENLTPGLHILKLKPLTGLSTVPVLLPQQPGTILGDQSVSGGAAMPQAIADSTRILHFLETHYPQPSLLPISPEQQAEAWLLEDWLDESIGTATRFVYYDFRAGAGKQLDSSLTSQLLIQLILKQYGINAATVVLAAERLQLALVELGHRWQSGPYLVGDQLSVADVAAAALLSPLVRVPLYRDTFPQIFERIAEIHHQCQEPLPPGL